In the genome of Nymphaea colorata isolate Beijing-Zhang1983 chromosome 9, ASM883128v2, whole genome shotgun sequence, one region contains:
- the LOC116260734 gene encoding protein ESSENTIAL FOR POTEXVIRUS ACCUMULATION 1, producing the protein MAADRTNAETRQQLSVHPPNPMSKDAQGSENSVPLSPQWLLSKPIENKLGVTSGDSHVNNYPNYTGRMDASKRPPGNSEELHDVEKRRDVWRSPFHDSESGRRDRWRDEERDGNSALRKDRRRDGEKEHSEHRKSERWSENLSNRNTGETRRPPIERWSDSSSRDATYDQRRESKWNTRWGPDDKESENWREKWSDTGRDVDNTRDKVTPFTSSHAKEADRDLDQYSRSWRATSQNRGRGDTSHHSSVTPSRQVPMFGSGRGRGDNVPFNFSAGRGRSIYSASTGNNVPMHRIGTPEKGEAIHGDNLTLRYTRTRLLDIYRTTDMKTYKKPDGLDASGLTHVEPLVPLAFSSPTIEEESILNGIDKGDIISSGLPQGSKDGSVGRNSADASQHRRTRIGSGEDLPAALEDYKAETGGNLKGNHPSYSESHMMENLHSYGSDHKVDLIQSRTSLYGNKPNMEVSRQEVFASKQPDEATHFDKGVQETTFASPGMHWKTQPIGDHSRGPLSEWRDWTAEGRAKTSEMDWPQAGEQSVPLSHYKDDRNIQSKEGALPDFNRHFTLTRQASDAFDRRRETGMVHSGEEAPGFRDRTPAWKPHLQIPPEELSLYYRDPQGEIQGPFPGSDLIGWYEAGYFDLDLPVRLASDSADAPFSSLGDIMPHLRTKAGPPPGFGVQKQSEIALIPGSMKNSREAFTLPEGSQGYRGSNTGVMQGMGSEGGTDVNYLLAQRMMSPDHRSVPSSFLYWPGKDSISVPQKAEVMPSSSTSHAKLLSGMSDGAAEVPNNSPFVDIMSMLQGSADKSTTSAVNIGAAPWPNYPDARSTNVPSGLNIIQDTVDRHHIQNFTSQPGYGFQHQRPPPQHLPSFSQTVAQLVDHPANVSAQEKLLSSAISQDPQMLSLLKQQYLLPQLQINPQLAVPNQLSLLDKLILLSQQQKQDPHQQLLQQQQQQQQLLQQQQQQQLLQQQQQQQILQQQQQQQQQLLSQVLSEHQGHHSFGELTYGQHPVAVSPANASIDHRMLQQLQESLRITPQIPHTIPVSRETHVLENFDNSLNEHLTKLSGQPSRVSMEVGPVVGSDVSTVPLLHQLCGDISLLGAQDATVAPQLEATQKSVFVPSHASEAAEELPHDLLLQKNQHDLDKLAAASRQKQDHHSEVDEDSVGLSSVAPENAIAVPSTVVGDQSGGSFSEQWNEKDSSSVDVGGQSNLVNEQNLINDQSFNATAKETKSVEGRELKKASDKKSKKQKNLKVQTPLDLGKGKPTPSQHLNRSVEVDQVSGGNLKSSECIGTAEYVSALSPLKMVDAKPEADAIPSHNSIGSGWIDSSNAAEYKDTTKVVEHAKTDKQLPSSHSAWKPAPGLKPKSLLEIQQEEQQRALAEKVPEVATSVPPSFPSVTPWAGIVANSDTKVTKENKHDGVNSSLLDAANSVAHSGAKNKKSQLHDLLAEEVLAKTTEREQDIPNHVDKGSVLPLTQLEEVTSAVNIDDFVEAKDTKKSRKRATKSKGIGTKASCDVMPDTPFASMSNEKGKASRNMQEEKEILPAPPGPSLGDFVLWKGEQSTPVPPPAWSNDSGKFSRPASLREIQKEQEKISHSPQHQPQISAPKVQTNRNTRGNGSSFQTSGLSPSKEASPIPISSVSSVHSRLQTEDDLFWGPLEQSKQDAKHSEFPTLTNSSSWGSKNKGVSGGSLNRQKSFSSTLQSSPASGSAQSILKEAMGFREWCENETLRLTGTKDTSFLEFCLKQPSSEAKSLLVANISSVDPYHEFIDKFINYKELLSPEVIEIAFRKRNDCNVTRLFDDVNTNSMTNLAGEPDPGPGVDGSAKGWKKKGKKGKKVMSPAVLGFNVVSNRIMKGEIQTIED; encoded by the exons ATGGCCGCCGACAGGACCAATGCCGAGACTCGCCAGCAACTGTCCGTCCACCCTCCCAATCCGATGTCCAAAG ATGCTCAAGGGTCTGAAAATTCTGTTCCTCTTTCACCACAGTGGCTTCTCTCCAAGCCTATAGAGAACAAGTTGGGAGTGACATCAGGG GACTCCCATGTGAACAATTATCCTAACTACACTGGTCGAATGGATGCTTCAAAAAGGCCACCAGGGAATAGTGAGGAGCTCCATGATGTTGAAAAGAGAAGGGATGTTTGGAGGTCTCCATTTCATGACTCAGAATCTGGACGTCGTGACCGTTGGCGAGATGAAGAAAGGGATGGTAACTCTGCTCTTCGCAAGGATCGTAGGAGGGATGGTGAAAAAGAACATAGTGAGCATCGCAAGTCTGAAAGGTGGAGTGAGAATTTGTCTAATAGAAATACTGGGGAAACAAGGAGGCCACCAATTGAGCGCTGGAGTGATTCAAGTAGCAGAGATGCTACTTATGACCAGCGTCGTGAGAGCAAATGGAACACACGATGGGGACCTGATGATAAGGAGTCTGAAAATTGGCGTGAGAAGTGGTCAGATACTGGAAGAGATGTGGACAACACACGTGATAAAGTAACACCCTTTACAAGTTCTCATGCAAAGGAAGCTGACAGAGACCTGGACCAGTATTCACGATCATGGCGTGCTACTTCACAAAATCGAGGGCGGGGTGATACTTCACATCATTCTTCAGTAACTCCAAGCAGGCAGGTCCCAATGTTTGGTTCTGGTAGGGGGCGTGGAGACAATgttccatttaatttttctgctGGCCGAGGCAGGAGTATTTATTCTGCAAGCACAGGAAATAATGTACCTATGCACAGGATTGGTACACCAGAGAAGGGTGAGGCTATTCATGGAGACAACCTTACCCTTAGATATACTAGAACTAGATTGCTCGATATATACAGGACGACAGATATGAAAACTTACAAAAAACCAGATGGTCTTGATGCTTCTGGTCTCACACATGTGGAGCCTCTGGTGCCTCTGGCCTTTTCTTCCCCTACAATTGAGGAAGAG TCAATTTTGAATGGGATTGATAAAGGAGACATAATAAGCAGTGGTCTACCTCAAGGCTCGAAAGATGGTTCTGTTGGAAGGAACTCTGCAGATGCATCTCAGCATAGGAGAACAAGGAttg GCAGTGGAGAGGATCTTCCTGCTGCCCTTGAAGATTACAAAGCAGAAACTGGTGGGAACTTGAAGGGAAATCATCCAAGTTATTCTGAGAGCCACATGATGGAGAACTTGCATTCATATGGAAGTGACCACAAGGTGGACTTGATTCAGAGCCGCACTTCTTTGTATGGAAACAAGCCCAATATGGAAG TTTCAAGGCAGGAAGTTTTTGCTTCGAAGCAGCCAGATGAAGCAACCCATTTTGATAAAGGTGTGCAGGAGACCACTTTTGCAAGTCCAGGCATGCATTGGAAAACTCAACCGATTGGTGATCATTCACGTGGACCTTTGAGTGAATGGAGAGATTGGACAGCCGAGGGTAGGGCAAAAACATCAGAAATGGACTGGCCACAAGCAGGTGAACAATCTGTGCCATTATCACATTACAAGGATGACCGGAACATACAGTCCAAGGAAGGTGCTTTACCTGATTTCAACAGACATTTCACTCTTACAAGGCAAGCATCTGATGCTTTTgatagaagaagagaaacaggTATGGTCCACAGCGGGGAAGAAGCTCCTGGTTTTAGAGATAGGACACCAGCTTGGAAGCCACATCTGCAGATTCCTCCAGAAGAACTGTCTCTTTATTACAGAGATCCCCAGGGAGAGATTCAAGGCCCATTTCCAGGGAGTGATCTGATAGGATGGTATGAAGCAGGATACTTTGATTTGGATCTACCAGTTCGCTTGGCCAGTGATTCAGCTGATGCTCCATTCTCTTCGCTTGGAGACATCATGCCTCACTTACGAACAAAAGCAGGGCCTCCTCCAGGATTTGGTGTACAGAAACAAAGTGAGATTGCTCTAATTCCTGGAAGTATGAAAAATTCAAGGGAAGCCTTCACACTGCCAGAAG GCTCTCAAGGATACCGTGGAAGTAATACTGGCGTTATGCAGGGAATGGGATCTGAGGGTGGAACTGATGTTAACTATCTGCTGGCTCAGAGAATGATGTCACCAGACCATCGGTCGGTTCCCAGTTCGTTTCTTTACTGGCCTGGGAAAGACTCTATTTCTGTGCCACAGAAGGCAGAGGTTATGCCAAGTTCGTCTACTTCACATGCAAAGCTGCTGTCTGGGATGTCAGATGGAGCTGCTGAGGTGCCTAATAACTCTCCATTCGTGGATATAATGTCCATGCTGCAAGGTAGTGCTGATAAAAGCACGACCTCTGCTGTAAATATTGGGGCTGCCCCTTGGCCAAACTACCCTGATGCAAGATCAACTAATGTTCCAAGTGGCTTAAATATTATTCAAGATACGGTGGACAGGCATCATATACAGAATTTTACTTCCCAACCTGGTTACGGCTTTCAGCATCAGAGACCTCCACCTCAACATTTGCCATCTTTTTCACAAACGGTTGCCCAACTTGTGGATCATCCTGCCAATGTATCTGCACAAGAAAAGCTTCTTTCTTCGGCAATTTCTCAGGATCCACAGATGTTAAGTTTATTAAAGCAACAGTATTTGCTCCCTCAACTTCAGATAAATCCTCAGTTAGCAGTACCTAACCAATTATCCCTCCTAGATAAGCTTATATTGCTTTCTCAACAACAGAAGCAGGACCCGCATCAGCAGTtactgcagcagcagcaacagcaacagcaaTTGCTgcaacaacaacagcaacagCAATTGctacagcagcagcagcagcaacaaatcttgcagcagcagcagcaacaacaacaacagctTCTTTCTCAGGTtctatcagaacatcaaggtcATCATTCTTTTGGTGAACTAACGTATGGCCAACATCCTGTGGCAGTTTCTCCTGCAAATGCTTCAATTGACCACCGGATGCTTCAACAACTACAGGAATCACTTAGGATTACTCCACAGATTCCACACACTATTCCTGTTTCACGAGAAACTCATGTTCTTGAGAACTTTGATAATTCACTCAATGAACATTTAACCAAATTGTCTGGCCAGCCTTCACGAGTGTCTATGGAGGTTGGTCCTGTTGTTGGTTCTGATGTTTCAACTGTACCTCTACTACATCAACTTTGTGGAGATATTTCTCTCTTGGGGGCACAAGATGCTACTGTTGCACCTCAATTGGAAGCTACCCAGAAGTCTGTATTTGTACCATCTCATGCAAGTGAGGCAGCAGAAGAGTTGCCGCATGATTTGTTGCTTCAAAAGAATCAACATGATTTGGATAAGTTAGCTGCAGCATCCAGACAGAAACAAGATCACCACTCAGAAGTTGATGAAGACAGTGTTGGACTAAGCTCTGTGGCTCCAGAGAATGCAATAGCAGTTCCTTCTACTGTTGTGGGTGACCAAAGTGGTGGTTCTTTCTCTGAGCAATGGAATGAAAAGGATAGTTCATCTGTTGATGTTGGTGGACAATCTAACTTGGTAAATGAGCAAAACTTGATAAATGATCAATCTTTTAATGCTACTGCTAAAGAGACCAAAAGTGTAGAAGGGCGCGAGTTGAAGAAAGCTTCTGACAAGAAGTCCAAAAAGCAGAAGAATTTAAAAGTGCAAACCCCTTTAGATCTGGGAAAGGGTAAGCCTACCCCTTCTCAGCATCTCAACAGAAGTGTGGAGGTTGATCAGGTGAGTGGGGGGAACTTAAAATCATCAGAGTGCATAGGAACTGCAGAATATGTGAGTGCATTGTCCCCACTTAAGATGGTAGATGCAAAACCAGAGGCTGATGCTATCCCAAGTCATAATTCTATAGGTAGTGGCTGGATTGATTCCTCAAATGCGGCTGAGTATAAGGATACTACAAAAGTAGTTGAACATGCAAAAACAGATAAGCAATTACCTTCTAGTCATTCTGCATGGAAACCTGCTCCTGGGTTGAAGCCGAAATCCCTGCTAGAAATTCAGCAAGAGGAACAACAAAGAGCATTAGCTGAAAAGGTTCCTGAAGTTGCAACTTCTGTTCCTCCCAGTTTTCCATCAGTCACTCCCTGGGCTGGTATAGTTGCTAATTCAGACACTAAAGTAACTAAGGAAAATAAGCATGATGGAGTCAACTCATCGCTACTTGATGCAGCGAACTCCGTGGCTCATTCAGGTGCTAAGAACAAGAAGAGCCAATTGCATGACTTACTAGCTGAAGAAGTCTTGGCCAAGACTACTGAAAGAGAACAGGATATTCCTAACCACGTGGACAAAGGATCTGTTTTGCCACTAACACAGCTCGAAGAAGTAACATCTGCTGTCAATATTGATGATTTTGTTGAGGCTAAAGATACTAAAAAGAGTCGTAAAAGGGCAACCAAATCTAAGGGCATAGGGACCAAGGCCTCATGTGACGTTATGCCGGATACGCCTTTTGCATCCATGTCAAATGAAAAGGGTAAAGCATCACGCAACAtgcaagaagagaaggaaatacTGCCTGCTCCACCTGGTCCTTCATTAGGGGATTTTGTTCTCTGGAAAGGAGAGCAGTCAACCCCTGTTCCTCCACCGGCATGGTCTAATGATTCAGGAAAATTCTCTAGGCCTGCATCGTTGAGAGAAATCCAGAAAGAGCAGGAGAAAATTTCCCATTCTCCTCAGCACCAACCTCAAATTTCTGCGCCAAAAGTCCAAACAAATCGTAATACTCGAGGAAATGGTTCTTCATTTCAAACATCTGGATTGTCACCATCAAAAGAAGCATCTCCTATTCCAATCAGTTCTGTTTCTTCTGTTCATTCGAGGTTACAGACTGAAGATGATCTGTTCTGGGGCCCTTTGGAGCAGTCAAAACAGGATGCTAAGCA CTCTGAATTTCCAACCCTTACTAATTCAAGCAGCTGGGGATCAAAAAATAAAGGTGTTTCTGGAGGATCATTGAATCGGCAGAAGTCTTTCAGCAGCACCTTACAGTCATCACCTGCTTCTGGATCAGCACAGTCCATTTTGAAAG agGCTATGGGCTTCAGGGAGTGGTGTGAAAATGAAACGCTCAGACTCACTGGCACAAAGG ATACTAGTTTTCTGGAGTTTTGCTTGAAGCAGCCGAGTTCAGAAGCCAAGTCTCTTCTGGTTGCAAACATCAGTTCTGTGGATCCTTACCATGAGTTTATCGATAAGTTTATCAATTACAAGGAGCTGCTTTCACCTGAAGTTATTGAGATTGCTTTTAGGAAAAGGAACGACTGCAATGTAACCAGACTCTTTGATGACGTAAATACCAACAGTATGACAAATTTGGCGGGCGAACCAGATCCCGGGCCTGGAGTGGATGGATCTGCGAAAGGGTGGAAGAAGAAGGGCAAGAAAGGTAAGAAAGTCATGAGCCCTGCAGTGCTGGGATTCAACGTGGTGAGCAACCGTATCATGAAGGGGGAGATTCAGACAATCGAAGATTAG
- the LOC116260462 gene encoding SWI/SNF complex subunit SWI3D, which yields MAERSSVDARQQHSANALPHLHRETELMEGSRRRSGGQAKRKAANSSSSASSKRSAKERAPPILPPLHNGPCTRARQSPNKFPGGSSAANKQEFSQGMQDVTEVLDDAQQKQEAEDQMHKPLVDTELEAVRSRDANVHVIPVPAGWFSWTKVHPLEEKALSSFFDGKSETQTSEKYLELRNLIMKKYHVNPQSQISLKDLSDLNIGDDKAKKEIMEFLSSWGLINFHPLPPPNTDITSNGVDETAEVTSLVEKLCQFRMHPVAKVNRQKSLAAPTLVSGILPESAIPDALLPQEGPAVEYHCNSCSADCSRKRYHCQKQADFDLCSECYTDGKFGSGMTSADFILMEPGTEMSGTSSGSWSDQETLLLLEALELYGENWNEIAEHVATKTKAQCFLHFVRMPIEDVFIEREDTSDVTSPHVPDSAAVDKDPPVAPATGSSLDPPKAASEQPDTPSEQVKNDSEPSQAENGTAGEQPTPLPPPPPSDAVKPSDDGYVDDAQENHNFAIDALKAAFQAVGSSFEPGGSLSFADAGNPVMALVGYLAALVDPDVSDASVRSSLKAFHEDSPGIQLASRHCFFLEDPPDSSEGLAACKSDTTEAIEAEPHKEEKEASATEGGPICNDSTNKTDENVVTEAKDPSTSPQECTEKPDVANESNETESTKEASSNLEDIKPMDIDPNSVRPMEEDAKATVASEKTVETNSNAVDNEMKTTVTTPETDANSCKVEDGPKDSKDAHPKDSNDAHPKDSNDAHPKDSKDAHVSAGSTDATASSKTSVCSTNATASSKVRRAAIAALSAAAVKAKLLADQEEEQIRQLCSFVIERQLHKLESKLGLFSDIERIYMRLREQIDRARQRLMLERNQIIAARFGLPASMPRMGFQSTQTLRSSMTNNAAFRGPMKTFSSSSIIPGSSAGGSVPGLSQTSISSAGGNLGPAKS from the exons ATGGCAGAGAGAAGCAGCGTCGATGCTCGCCAGCAACACTCCGCCAACGCCCTCCCTCACCTCCACAGAG AGACCGAACTCATGGAGGGTTCAAGACGCAGGTCAGGTGGACAAGCGAAGAGGAAGGCTGCCAATTCTTCGTCGTCGGCTTCTTCGAAGCGTTCCGCCAAGGAAAGAGCTCCGCCTATTCTTCCTCCTTTACACAACGGCCCTTGCACTAGAGCCCGCCAGTCTCCTAACAAGTTTCCTGGAGGATCTTCTGCTGCAAATAAGCAAGAATTCTCTCAAGGGATGCAGGATGTAACGGAGGTGCTAGACGACGCTCAACAGAAGCAGGAAGCCGAGGATCAGATGCACAAACCCCTGGTTGACACGGAGTTGGAAGCGGTTAGATCCCGGGATGCCAATGTCCATGTCATTCCTGTACCTGCTG GTTGGTTTTCTTGGACGAAGGTTCATCCACTAGAGGAGAAGGCTTTGTCCTCATTTTTTGATGGAAAATCCGAAACTCAAACATCTGAAAAGTActtagaattgagaaatctaATAATGAAGAAGTACCATGTGAATCCTCAATCACAAATAAGTTTGAAGGATTTATCTGACCTTAACATTGGGGATGACAAAGCGAAAAAAGAGATAATGGAATTCTTAAGTAGCTGGGGTTTGATAAATTTCCATCCACTTCCACCACCCAACACTGATATAACTTCTAACGGGGTTGATGAAACTGCTGAGGTGACATCTTTGGTTGAAAAACTCTGCCAATTTCGCATGCATCCAGTTGCAAAGGTAAATAGGCAGAAGAGCTTGGCTGCTCCAACTTTGGTGTCTGGGATCCTTCCAGAATCTGCTATTCCAGATGCATTGCTTCCACAGGAAGGTCCAGCAGTAGAGTACCATTGTAACTCTTGCTCTGCTGATTGTTCTCGCAAGCGTTATCACTGCCAGAAGCAG GCAGATTTTGATTTGTGTTCTGAATGCTATACTGATGGAAAATTTGGATCTGGGATGACATCAGCTGATTTTATCCTTATGGAACCTGGAACAGAAATGTCAGGCACAAGTAGTGGAAGTTGGTCAGACCAGGAGACCCTGCTTCTTCTTGAAGCTCTGGAGCTTTATGGAGAGAACTGGAATGAAATTGCTGAGCATGTTGCCACGAAAACCAAGGCTCAATGTTTCCTTCATTTTGTCAGAATGCCTATTGAAGATGTTTTTATAGAAAGGGAGGACACTTCCGATGTAACTAGTCCTCATGTACCAGATTCTGCTGCAGTTGACAAAGATCCACCCGTTGCACCTGCTACAGGAAGTTCTTTAGATCCTCCAAAAGCTGCTTCAGAGCAGCCTGACACTCCTTCAGAGCAAGTAAAAAATGACTCAGAACCATCTCAAGCTGAAAATGGAACAGCTGGTGAGCAGCCAACACCACTGCCACCGCCACCTCCTTCTGATGCTGTTAAACCAAGTGATGATGGTTATGTCGATGATGCTCAAGAAAATCATAATTTTGCAATTGATGCATTAAAGGCTGCATTTCAGGCAGTTGGTTCATCATTTGAACCAGGAGGTTCACTTTCATTTGCAGATGCTGGGAATCCTGTCATGGCATTG GTTGGTTACTTGGCGGCCCTGGTTGATCCTGATGTGTCTGATGCTTCAGTGCGGAGCTCTCTAAAAGCATTTCATGAGGATTCACCAGGAATTCAGCTTGCCTCCAGGCACTGTTTCTTCCTTGAAGACCCACCAGACAGCAGTGAGGGTTTGGCTGCGTGCAAGAG TGATACCACTGAAGCGATTGAAGCTGAGCCccacaaggaagaaaaagaagcgtCAGCCACAGAAGGTGGTCCAATATGCAATGACTCAACAAATAAAACTGATGAGAATGTGGTTACAGAGGCAAAAGATCCATCCACATCCCCACAGGAATGTACAGAAAAACCTGATGTTGCAAATGAATCAAATGAGACAGAATCAACCAAGGAAGCTTCATCAAATCTAGAGGATATAAAACCCATGGACATAGATCCAAATTCTGTTCGTCCAATGGAGGAAGACGCTAAAGCAACAGTTGCTTCTGAGAAGACCGTTGAAACAAATTCTAATGCAG TtgacaatgaaatgaaaacaactGTGACTACTCCTGAGACGGATGCTAACTCTTGTAAAG TTGAAGATGGGCCTAAGGATTCAAAGGATGCACATCCTAAAGATTCAAACGATGCACATCCTAAAGATTCAAACGATGCACATCCTAAAGATTCAAAGGATGCACATGTGAGTGCTGGATCAACCGATGCCACTGCTTCCAGTAAAACCAGTGTCTGCTCTACTAATGCCACTGCTTCTAGTAAGGTCAGGCGTGCTGCGATTGCTGCACTTTCAGCAGCAGCTGTGAAGGCGAAACTTCTTGCAGACCAGGAAGAAGAGCAAATTCGTCAGCTCTGCTCTTTTGTCATTGAGAGGCAG TTACATAAGTTGGAGTCCAAGCTGGGACTTTTCAGTGATATAGAAAGAATATACATGAGACTTCGTGAACAGATAGACAGAGCAAGACAGAGACTTATGCTTGAACGCAATCAAATAATAGCAGCACGGTTTGGTTTACCTGCCTCTATGCCTAGGATGGGCTTCCAGTCAACACAAACTCTAAGATCTTCTATGACCAACAATGCTGCTTTCCGTGGGCCAATGAAGACATTTTCGTCATCTTCAATTATTCCAGGTTCATCAGCAGGGGGTTCAGTACCTGGGTTAAGTCAAACAAGCATTTCTTCTGCTGGAGGAAATTTAGGACCTGCCAAATCATAG